A single genomic interval of Musa acuminata AAA Group cultivar baxijiao chromosome BXJ3-4, Cavendish_Baxijiao_AAA, whole genome shotgun sequence harbors:
- the LOC135635537 gene encoding UDP-glycosyltransferase 88B1-like gives MKETVVLYPVPGIGHLVPMVELAKLFVLHDFSVVVVLMHTPVKHPSVDPFVARVSSAYPSISFHQLPPTASLPDTPVTRFLDLVLPNNPQLLHFLAARSRTSDIRVVVLDFFCTDALAVTAKLRLPSYFFFASCAAILAAFLYIPTLYATADIDLKALGDSPLHFPGLPPVPASDMPREMIDRDEDYFKRMIRVFESLPNADGILVNSFESLEAEAVRVLRDGTCIPGRRMPPVFCIGPLIADGSRDVGEDKVEKAECVAWLDEQPRGSVVFLCFGSMGMFSAEQLKEIAAGLERSGQRFLWVVRAPRSESQEPQGWGPQSELDLEALFPEGFLERTKHRGFLAKSWAPQVEVLNHEAVGGFVTHCGWNSVLEAITAGVPMIGWPLYAEQGMNKVLLVEQMRVAVAMEGCAKELVAAEEVEAPIRWLMESEGGRELRERAVATKQRAAEARRVAGTSHQAWLDVVKTFRNACTSPLRTTGLTSEDHVKMPCD, from the coding sequence ATGAAGGAAACTGTGGTTTTGTACCCAGTGCCCGGGATCGGCCACTTGGTGCCCATGGTGGAACTGGCCAAGCTCTTCGTCCTCCACGACTTCTCCGTCGTTGTCGTCCTCATGCACACGCCCGTAAAACATCCCTCCGTGGATCCCTTCGTCGCCCGCGTCTCCTCCGCCTACCCCTCCATCTCCTTCCACCAGCTCCCGCCGACCGCCTCCCTCCCCGACACCCCCGTTACCCGCTTCTTGGACCTCGTCCTCCCCAACAACCCCCAGCTCCTGCACTTCCTCGCGGCCCGTTCCCGCACCTCCGACATCCGCGTCGTCGTCCTCGACTTCTTCTGCACCGATGCCCTGGCCGTCACCGCCAAGCTACGCCTCCCTTCCTACTTCTTCTTCGCCTCCTGCGCCGCCATTCTCGCCGCCTTCCTCTATATTCCGACCCTCTACGCCACCGCCGACATCGACTTAAAGGCCCTCGGCGACTCACCGCTCCACTTCCCGGGGCTGCCCCCAGTCCCCGCCTCCGACATGCCCCGCGAAATGATCGACCGCGATGAAGACTACTTCAAGAGGATGATACGTGTCTTCGAGAGCCTGCCGAACGCCGACGGCATCCTGGTCAATTCGTTCGAGTCCCTGGAGGCGGAGGCCGTCCGGGTCCTTCGGGACGGGACCTGCATTCCCGGTCGTAGGATGCCGCCGGTTTTTTGTATCGGGCCGTTGATCGCCGACGGGAGCAGGGACGTCGGAGAAGATAAGGTGGAAAAGGCCGAGTGCGTGGCGTGGTTGGACGAGCAACCGCGCGGGAGCGTAGTGTTCCTCTGCTTCGGTAGTATGGGAATGTTCTCCGCGGAGCAGCTCAAGGAGATCGCCGCTGGCCTGGAGAGGAGCGGACAGCGGTTCCTTTGGGTGGTACGGGCTCCGCGGAGCGAGAGCCAGGAGCCGCAGGGATGGGGGCCGCAGTCAGAGCTGGACTTGGAAGCCCTGTTTCCGGAAGGCTTCTTGGAGCGGACAAAGCATAGGGGGTTCCTGGCGAAGTCGTGGGCGCCGCAGGTGGAGGTGCTCAACCACGAGGCGGTGGGGGGGTTCGTAacgcactgcgggtggaactcggtGCTGGAGGCGATCACGGCCGGGGTGCCGATGATCGGGTGGCCACTGTACGCGGAGCAGGGGATGAACAAGGTGCTCCTGGTGGAGCAGATGCGGGTGGCGGTGGCGATGGAGGGCTGCGCCAAGGAGCTGGTGGCGGCGGAGGAGGTTGAGGCCCCGATCAGGTGGCTGATGGAGTCGGAGGGGGGGCGGGAGCTGAGGGAACGGGCGGTGGCGACGAAGCAGAGGGCGGCGGAGGCGAGACGGGTAGCGGGGACGTCTCATCAGGCGTGGCTGGACGTGGTGAAGACCTTTAGGAATGCATGCACGTCACCACTTAGAACCACAGGATTGACGAGTGAGGACCACGTCAAGATGCCGTGCGATTGA
- the LOC135634577 gene encoding ER lumen protein-retaining receptor A-like, which yields MNAFRFAGDMSHLVSVLVLLLKIYATKSCSGISLKTQELYALVFLTRYLDLFIYVVSVYNTLMKIVFIASSLAIVWYMRSHPLVRRTYDKDQDTFRHYTLIGGSLLLAIFFHDKFTIREVLWAFSIFLEAVAILPQLVLLQRSRNVDNLTSQYVLFLGAYRAFYILNWIYRFVTEDHYSAWISWIAGVVQTALYADFFYYYFISWKNNAKLQLPA from the exons atgaaCGCCTTCCGATTCGCTGGCGACATGTCGCACCTCGTCAgcgtcctcgtcctcctcctgaaGATCTACGCCACCAAATCTTGCTCAG GGATCTCGCTCAAGACGCAGGAGCTGTACGCCCTGGTGTTCCTGACTCGCTACCTAGATCTCTTCATCTACGTCGTCTCAGTGTACAACACATTGATGAAGATCGTGTTCATCGCCAGCTCTCTCGCCATTGTTTGGTACATGAGGTCTCACCCCTTGGTGCGGCGGACGTACGATAAGGATCAGGATACGTTTCGGCATTATACCCTCATCGGTGGAAGCCTTCTTCTCGCGATCTTTTTCCATGACAAGTTTACGATCCGCGAG GTATTATGGGCATTTTCGATATTTTTAGAAGCAGTTGCAATTCTTCCCCAATTGGTTTTGCTTCAGAGAAGCAGAAATGTGGACAACCTGACCAGCCAATATGTCCTCTTCCTTGG GGCTTATCGTGCATTTTACATTCTCAACTGGATTTATCGCTTTGTCACAGAAGACCATTACAGCGCATGGATAT CCTGGATCGCCGGTGTTGTTCAAACAGCCCTTTATGCTGATTTCTTTTACTACTACTTCATCAG CTGGAAAAACAATGCAAAGCTTCAACTCCCGGCTTGA
- the LOC103981107 gene encoding trifunctional UDP-glucose 4,6-dehydratase/UDP-4-keto-6-deoxy-D-glucose 3,5-epimerase/UDP-4-keto-L-rhamnose-reductase RHM3 — protein sequence MATYEPKNILITGAAGFIASHVANRLVRNYPKYKIVVLDKLDYCSNLKNLNPSRSCPNFRFVKGDIGSADLVNYLLITESIDTIMHFAAQTHVDNSFGNSFEFTTNNIYGTHVLLEACKVTGQVRRFIHVSTDEVYGETDEDAVVGNHEASQLLPTNPYSATKAGAEMLVMAYGRSYGLPVITTRGNNVYGPNQFPEKLIPKFILLAMRGQPLPIHGDGSNVRSYLYCEDVAEAYEVVLHKGEVGHVYNIGTKKERRVIDVAVDICKLFSLDTDTVIKFVENRPFNDQRYFLDDQKLKNLGWSEKTIWEEGLKKTMEWYMNNPDWWGDVSGALLPHPRMLMMPGIERHIDGSEETKDMVYQEMSTSNQNGMVVPSIRTSLKKPHLKFLIYGRTGWIGGLLGKLCEKQDIPYEYGRGRLEERSQLIRDIQNVKPSHVFNAAGVTGRPNVDWCESHKQETIRTNVVGTLTLADVCRENGLLLMNYATGCIFEYDAQHPEGSGIGYKEEDKPNFTGSFYSKTKAMVEELLKEFDNVCTLRVRMPISSDLSNPRNFITKISRYNKVVNIPNSMTVLDELLPISIEMAKRSCRGIWNFTNPGVVSHNEILEMYKSYIDPSFKWTNFTLEEQAKVIVAPRSNNEMDASKLKREFPELLSIKDSLIKYVFEPNKKVLSN from the exons ATGGCGACATACGAGCCCAAGAACATCCTCATTACCGGGGCGGCAGGTTTCATCGCCTCCCATGTCGCGAACCGCCTCGTCCGGAACTACCCCAAGTACAAGATCGTGGTCCTCGACAAGCTTGACTACTGCTCCAACCTGAAGAACCTCAACCCCTCGCGTTCCTGCCCCAACTTCAGGTTCGTGAAGGGCGACATCGGCAGCGCCGACCTCGTCAACTACCTCCTGATCACCGAGTCCATCGACACCATCATGCATTTCGCCGCCCAGACCCATGTCGACAACTCTTTCGGCAACTCCTTCGAGTTCACCACGAACAACATCTATGGCACTCACGTCCTCCTCGAGGCCTGCAAGGTCACTGGTCAAGTCAGAAGGTTCATCCATGTTAGCACCGATGAGGTCTACGGGGAGACCGATGAGGATGCCGTGGTGGGCAACCATGAGGCGTCTCAGCTGCTGCCGACTAACCCGTACTCTGCAACCAAAGCTGGGGCTGAGATGCTTGTTATGGCCTATGGAAGGTCATATGGCTTGCCTGTGATTACAACCCGTGGAAACAACGTGTATGGCCCCAACCAGTTCCCGGAAAAGCTGATTCCAAAGTTTATCCTTTTGGCTATGAGAGGGCAGCCTCTGCCGATTCATGGTGATGGCTCTAATGTTCGAAGCTATCTGTACTGCGAGGATGTTGCAGAGGCTTACGAGGTTGTCCTTCACAAAGGAGAAGTTGGGCATGTTTATAACATTGGGACAAAGAAAGAAAGGAGGGTGATTGATGTGGCAGTGGATATATGTAAGCTTTTCTCATTAGATACGGACACCGTCATCAAGTTTGTGGAGAACAGGCCCTTCAATGACCAGAGGTACTTCTTGGATGATCAGAAGCTTAAGAACCTTGGATGGTCAGAGAAGACCATATGGGAGGAGGGACTGAAGAAGACGATGGAATGGTACATGAACAACCCCGACTGGTGGGGGGATGTTTCAGGTGCGCTGTTACCTCATCCACGGATGTTGATGATGCCTGGTATCGAAAGGCATATCGATGGATCTGAAGAAACCAAGGACATGGTTTATCAGGAAATGAGCACTAGTAATCAGAACGGGATGGTGGTTCCTTCAATAAGGACCTCCCTGAAGAAACCACATTTGAAGTTCTTGATATATGGTAGAACTGGATGGATTGGGGGCCTTCTCGGCAAGTTATGCGAGAAGCAGGATATACCATATGAGTATGGAAGAGGGCGTTTGGAAGAACGTTCCCAACTCATACGGGATATTCAGAATGTGAAGCCATCTCATGTTTTTAATGCTGCTGGTGTCACCGGTAGGCCTAATGTTGACTGGTGTGAATCTCACAAGCAGGAGACGATTCGCACAAATGTCGTGGGAACTTTGACTCTTGCAGATGTTTGTAGGGAGAACGGCCTGTTGCTGATGAATTATGCTACTGGTTGTATTTTTGAGTATGATGCTCAACACCCTGAAGGATCAGGCATCGGATACAAGGAGGAAGACAAACCAAACTTTACCGGTTCCTTCTATTCGAAGACTAAAGCAATG GTTGAAGAGCTGCTCAAAGAATTTGACAATGTCTGCACTCTTAGAGTTAGAATGCCAATATCTTCTGATCTGAGCAATCCTCGCaacttcatcacaaaaatcagtcGCTACAACAAAGTCGTGAACATACCAAATAGCATGACAGTTTTAGATGAACTTCTGCCCATATCAATTGAGATGGCAAAAAGAAGCTGCAGGGGCATATGGAACTTCACCAATCCTGGCGTGGTGAGCCACAACGAGATCCTAGAGATGTACAAGAGCTACATTGACCCCAGCTTTAAATGGACTAACTTTACATTGGAGGAACAGGCCAAAGTCATAGTTGCACCTCGAAGCAACAATGAGATGGATGCTTCAAAGTTGAAGAGAGAGTTTCCAGAGTTGCTGTCGATAAAAGATTCTCTCATCAAGTATGTCTTTGAGCCAAACAAAAAGGTCCTTTCTAACTGA
- the LOC135635371 gene encoding VQ motif-containing protein 4-like: MENHPIQSPHPIAPHSTTSSRCISNDDGVTAATAPPTPPPPPKSTPCATTFVQADTSSFKQVVQLLTGSAETTAKRCGGLPPAAKAVTGPKRRAFKLYERRSNLKTIGPLKSTAFSPHKRPPEIKSPSVLDFPSLTLSPVTPLTLDPFDRLLHPYSAARMSADARSIAEKGFYLHPSPRTTPRDAEPPRLLPLFPISSPRTSSAAAACSST, from the coding sequence ATGGAGAACCACCCAATCCAGTCCCCTCATCCCATCGCCCCCCACTCCACCACCAGTAGTAGATGCATCAGCAACGACGATGGAGTAACAGCAGCAACAGCTCCTCCGACACCGCCTCCACCTCCAAAGTCCACTCCATGCGCCACCACCTTCGTCCAGGCCGACACCTCTTCCTTCAAGCAAGTGGTGCAGCTGCTCACCGGCTCCGCCGAGACCACGGCGAAGCGCTGTGGCGGACTGCCGCCGGCCGCCAAAGCCGTCACCGGCCCCAAGAGGCGGGCTTTCAAGCTGTACGAGCGCCGCAGCAACCTCAAGACGATCGGCCCTCTGAAATCGACCGCGTTCTCGCCTCATAAGCGACCGCCGGAGATCAAGTCGCCGAGCGTGTTGGACTTCCCTTCGCTGACTCTCAGCCCCGTCACCCCGCTGACCCTTGATCCCTTCGACCGGCTGCTGCACCCGTATTCCGCTGCGAGGATGTCGGCCGACGCCCGTTCCATCGCCGAGAAGGGGTTCTACTTGCACCCGTCGCCGAGGACCACGCCAAGGGATGCGGAGCCGCCGAGGCTGCTGCCGCTGTTTCCTATCTCCTCGCCGAGAACGTCATCTGCTGCAGCCGCTTGTTCGTCTACCTGA
- the LOC135582981 gene encoding probable hexosyltransferase MUCI70 isoform X1, producing MTGGSLGLRSGSYGSLQPQLQNGVAVFSTQLPPILVRKTSRMSLSGSREKERILPRIFKFAGRRKVGMLLLLVASAAVLSFISVVSKDEDASASPESRMGFTDHVWKFVNPVRPSCNDFSPPFSPAKETTVDSTSNTNHESATTHNVTQLSVPILPPMPHPCESFSLPPPPADKKRTGPRPCPVCYVPVEQAVLLMPPSPSASPFLKNLSYFSEDNLIASESNGGSVFGGYPSLLQRNESFNIKESMMVHCGFAKGKKPGRETGFDINETDLLEMEECHDVVVASAIFGKYDVMQQPKNISEYAKRNACFYMFVDEETELYIKNSSGLVDTKRVGLWIVVVVRNLPFVDARRNGKVPKLLLHRLFPNARFSLWIDGKLELVVDPYQVLERFLWRKNSTFAISKHYRRFDVFVEAEANKAAGKYDNASIDYQIEFYKKEGLTPYSLSKLPITSDVPEGCVIIKEHIPITNLFTCLWFNEVDRFTSRDQISFSTVRDRIMSQVNWTINMFMDCERRNFVVQEYHRDLLEQRKALASLIYPPPPVVTNESPGESLPGTHPQRLARGPPSKRLPGKISMRRGRDKRSGSRRHHPRAAAGRDNSSI from the exons ATGACTGGAGGGTCATTGGGTCTACGATCCGGGAGTTATGGATCACTGCAGCCACAGCTGCAGAACGGTGTTGCTGTTTTCTCGACTCAGTTGCCGCCCATCTTGGTCCGTAAGACTTCGAGAATGTCCCTTTCCGGATCAAGAGAAAAGGAGAGGATTTTGCCGAGGATTTTCAAGTTTGCAGGAAGAAGGAAGGTTGGGATGTTGCTCTTGCTCGTTGCCTCAGCGGCTGTGCTGTCATTCATTTCTGTTGTCAGTAAAG ATGAAGATGCATCAGCGAGCCCCGAGTCTCGCATGGGTTTCACTGATCACGTCTGGAAGTTTGTAAATCCTGTTAGACCGTCATGTAATGATTTCAGCCCTCCCTTTAGTCCTGCAAAAGAAACCACGGTGGATAGCACTTCCAATACGAATCATGAATCTGCAACTACCCATAATGTAACACAGCTTTCTGTTCCCATTCTTCCTCCAATGCCACATCCTTGCGAAAGTTTCTCGCTTCCTCCTCCGCCAGCTGATAAAAAGCGCACTGGTCCACGTC CATGTCCTGTTTGTTATGTCCCTGTAGAGCAGGCTGTACTTCTCATGCCACCTTCGCCGTCAGCATCACCTTTTCTTAAGAATTTAAGTTATTTTTCAGAAGATAACTTGATTGCCAGTGAGTCAAATGGAGGTTCTGTCTTTGGAGGATATCCATCTCTGCTTCAGAGGAACGAATCTTTCAATATAAAAGAATCAATGATGGTGCACTGTGG ATTTGCCAAAGGAAAGAAACCTGGTCGAGAGActggatttgacataaatgaaactgATCTTCTTGAAATGGAGGAATGCCACGATGTCGTCGTAGCCTCTGCCATTTTTG GAAAATATGATGTAATGCAACAACCGAAGAATATTAGTGAATATGCAAAAAGGAATGCATGCTTTTACATGTTTGTTGATGAAGAAACTGAATTGTACATAAAGAACTCCAGTGGCCTGGTTGATACCAAAAGAGTTGGTCTATGGATAGTGGTGGTAGTTCGAAACCTTCCTTTTGTAGATGCAAGGCGAAATGGGAAG GTTCCAAAACTTCTGCTCCATAGGCTTTTCCCAAATGCCCGATTTTCTCTTTGGATCGATggaaaacttgaacttgttgtggaTCCTTATCAAGTTCTTGAGAG ATTCTTGTGGCGGAAGAATTCCACTTTTGCAATCTCCAAGCACTACAGGCGCTTTGATGTTTTTGTGGAAGCAGAGGCTAATAAAGCTGCTGGAAAATATGACAATGCGTCCATAGATTATCAAATTGAGTTTTATAAGAAAGAGGGTCTGACACCTTACTCTTTATCCAAGCTGCCTATTACAAGTG ATGTCCCTGAGGGATGCGTGATCATCAAAGAGCACATACCAATCACCAATCTGTTCACCTGTCTGTGGTTCAACGAAGTTGACCGTTTTACCTCTAGGGACCAGATCAGTTTCAGCACAGTAAGGGATAGGATAATGTCTCAAGTGAATTGGACGATCAACATGTTTATGGACTGTGAAAGACGCAACTTTGTTGTTCAG GAATATCACAGAGACCTGTTAGAACAACGTAAAGCACTTGCATCCTTGATCTACCCACCACCTCCTGTAGTGACTAACGAATCACCTGGAGAATCACTTCCAGGAACTCATCCACAAAGGCTGGCAAGAGGTCCTCCATCAAAAAGGCTCCCTGGTAAGATATCCATGAGGCGCGGGCGGGACAAAAGATCGGGTTCCAGACGACATCATCCTCGAGCTGCCGCTGGAAGAGACAACAGTTCGATCTGA
- the LOC135582981 gene encoding probable hexosyltransferase MUCI70 isoform X2: MTGGSLGLRSGSYGSLQPQLQNGVAVFSTQLPPILVRKTSRMSLSGSREKERILPRIFKFAGRRKVGMLLLLVASAAVLSFISVVSKDEDASASPESRMGFTDHVWKFVNPVRPSCNDFSPPFSPAKETTVDSTSNTNHESATTHNVTQLSVPILPPMPHPCESFSLPPPPADKKRTGPRQDNLIASESNGGSVFGGYPSLLQRNESFNIKESMMVHCGFAKGKKPGRETGFDINETDLLEMEECHDVVVASAIFGKYDVMQQPKNISEYAKRNACFYMFVDEETELYIKNSSGLVDTKRVGLWIVVVVRNLPFVDARRNGKVPKLLLHRLFPNARFSLWIDGKLELVVDPYQVLERFLWRKNSTFAISKHYRRFDVFVEAEANKAAGKYDNASIDYQIEFYKKEGLTPYSLSKLPITSDVPEGCVIIKEHIPITNLFTCLWFNEVDRFTSRDQISFSTVRDRIMSQVNWTINMFMDCERRNFVVQEYHRDLLEQRKALASLIYPPPPVVTNESPGESLPGTHPQRLARGPPSKRLPGKISMRRGRDKRSGSRRHHPRAAAGRDNSSI; encoded by the exons ATGACTGGAGGGTCATTGGGTCTACGATCCGGGAGTTATGGATCACTGCAGCCACAGCTGCAGAACGGTGTTGCTGTTTTCTCGACTCAGTTGCCGCCCATCTTGGTCCGTAAGACTTCGAGAATGTCCCTTTCCGGATCAAGAGAAAAGGAGAGGATTTTGCCGAGGATTTTCAAGTTTGCAGGAAGAAGGAAGGTTGGGATGTTGCTCTTGCTCGTTGCCTCAGCGGCTGTGCTGTCATTCATTTCTGTTGTCAGTAAAG ATGAAGATGCATCAGCGAGCCCCGAGTCTCGCATGGGTTTCACTGATCACGTCTGGAAGTTTGTAAATCCTGTTAGACCGTCATGTAATGATTTCAGCCCTCCCTTTAGTCCTGCAAAAGAAACCACGGTGGATAGCACTTCCAATACGAATCATGAATCTGCAACTACCCATAATGTAACACAGCTTTCTGTTCCCATTCTTCCTCCAATGCCACATCCTTGCGAAAGTTTCTCGCTTCCTCCTCCGCCAGCTGATAAAAAGCGCACTGGTCCACGTC AAGATAACTTGATTGCCAGTGAGTCAAATGGAGGTTCTGTCTTTGGAGGATATCCATCTCTGCTTCAGAGGAACGAATCTTTCAATATAAAAGAATCAATGATGGTGCACTGTGG ATTTGCCAAAGGAAAGAAACCTGGTCGAGAGActggatttgacataaatgaaactgATCTTCTTGAAATGGAGGAATGCCACGATGTCGTCGTAGCCTCTGCCATTTTTG GAAAATATGATGTAATGCAACAACCGAAGAATATTAGTGAATATGCAAAAAGGAATGCATGCTTTTACATGTTTGTTGATGAAGAAACTGAATTGTACATAAAGAACTCCAGTGGCCTGGTTGATACCAAAAGAGTTGGTCTATGGATAGTGGTGGTAGTTCGAAACCTTCCTTTTGTAGATGCAAGGCGAAATGGGAAG GTTCCAAAACTTCTGCTCCATAGGCTTTTCCCAAATGCCCGATTTTCTCTTTGGATCGATggaaaacttgaacttgttgtggaTCCTTATCAAGTTCTTGAGAG ATTCTTGTGGCGGAAGAATTCCACTTTTGCAATCTCCAAGCACTACAGGCGCTTTGATGTTTTTGTGGAAGCAGAGGCTAATAAAGCTGCTGGAAAATATGACAATGCGTCCATAGATTATCAAATTGAGTTTTATAAGAAAGAGGGTCTGACACCTTACTCTTTATCCAAGCTGCCTATTACAAGTG ATGTCCCTGAGGGATGCGTGATCATCAAAGAGCACATACCAATCACCAATCTGTTCACCTGTCTGTGGTTCAACGAAGTTGACCGTTTTACCTCTAGGGACCAGATCAGTTTCAGCACAGTAAGGGATAGGATAATGTCTCAAGTGAATTGGACGATCAACATGTTTATGGACTGTGAAAGACGCAACTTTGTTGTTCAG GAATATCACAGAGACCTGTTAGAACAACGTAAAGCACTTGCATCCTTGATCTACCCACCACCTCCTGTAGTGACTAACGAATCACCTGGAGAATCACTTCCAGGAACTCATCCACAAAGGCTGGCAAGAGGTCCTCCATCAAAAAGGCTCCCTGGTAAGATATCCATGAGGCGCGGGCGGGACAAAAGATCGGGTTCCAGACGACATCATCCTCGAGCTGCCGCTGGAAGAGACAACAGTTCGATCTGA
- the LOC103981109 gene encoding GATA transcription factor 9-like, which produces MEAADHFHGGFCRAGNTHCSPEKKAGGGGGGGAGDPFVVEDLLDFSNEEEEEDKAEVLAGGREDDGAAGGNSTDSSTVTSVDSCSNSLFGLEPYFSGDLCQPLYDELAELEWLSNFVEESSSEDLHKLHLVSGVIPTASSCTTGAANRAEVSHDGGRADQVAHFRTEAPVPGKARSKRSRSAPCSWSSRLLVLSSSPESEFVGSPCGGGGKKAVKKKDPPADPGMAVTDGRKCLHCQTDKTPQWRTGPMGPKTLCNACGVRYKSGRLVPEYRPAASPTFVVSKHSNSHRKVLELRRQKILRHQLHQSAAPFDGPSNFLIPGPKIRHLI; this is translated from the exons ATGGAGGCAGCGGATCACTTCCACGGCGGCTTCTGCCGCGCTGGGAACACGCATTGCAGCCCAGAGAAGAAGGccggcggtggcggaggaggaggagcgggggACCCGTTCGTCGTGGAGGACCTGCTCGACTTCtccaacgaggaggaggaggaggataaggCCGAGGTACTCGCCGGTGGCCGGGAGGACGACGGCGCGGCCGGCGGCAACTCCACGGACTCCTCCACCGTCACCTCCGTGGACAGCTGCAGCAACTCCCTCTTCGGCCTGGAGCCGTACTTCTCCGGCGACCTCTGCCAGCCG CTGTACGACGAGCTGGCCGAGCTCGAATGGCTGTCCAACTTCGTTGAGGAGTCCTCCAGCGAAGACCTCCACAAGCTTCACCTCGTCTCCGGCGTCATTCCCACCGCCTCTTCGTGCACCACGGGCGCCGCCAACCGAGCGGAGGTATCGCATGACGGTGGCCGCGCCGACCAGGTGGCTCACTTTCGCACCGAAGCACCCGTCCCCGGCAAGGCGCGGAGCAAGCGCTCCCGCAGCGCCCCCTGCAGCTGGTCCTCACGGCTGCTCGTGCTCTCCTCGTCCCCGGAATCGGAGTTCGTCGGATCCCCCTGCGGCGGTGGCGGCAAGAAGGCCGTGAAGAAGAAGGACCCGCCAGCGGACCCCGGCATGGCGGTGACGGACGGGCGGAAGTGCCTCCACTGCCAGACCGACAAGACGCCGCAGTGGCGGACGGGGCCGATGGGTCCCAAGACGCTGTGCAACGCCTGCGGGGTCCGCTACAAGTCCGGCCGCCTAGTGCCGGAGTACCGCCCCGCGGCCAGCCCCACCTTCGTGGTCTCCAAGCACTCCAACTCCCACCGCAAGGTGCTCGAGCTCCGCCGGCAGAAGATACTCCGGCACCAGCTCCATCAGTCCGCCGCTCCCTTCGACGGACCGTCCAATTTCTTGATCCCCGGCCCCAAGATCCGACATCTCATCTAA